AATTATTGAATTGGAGGGGCGAGGATATGATACGCATACTTAAAAATTCGAATATAGGTAGAGGGATAAGTGGAGTTTTGGTTTCCATGGGTATCGTGATGATGTTTTTTGTTCCGCTTCTTATAATAGAACTTTTATCTAAAATCATTTAAAAATACGATTGACATAATTTAATTTTATATATATAATAATACCTGTCACTTAAAATACAATATCGCGGGGTGGAGCAGTATGGTAGCTCGTCGGGCTCATAACCCGGAGGTCGCAGGTTCAAATCCTGCCCCCGCAACCAAAGACTATAAAAAACCTCTAAAACGATAAACGTTTTAGAGGTTTTTTTATATATAGAATATATTAAAAAGTTTTGATTATAAATTAATTTATGTGTTATATTAAAAGTTGAAAGAATTATTGTGAACTTTTATAGATTGCCGAAAAAAGGAGTGGTGTGTATTTGAACGTATTAATTGATAGATTTAAAGAGGTTTTATTAGCTGTGTTTCCCATCACTGTGATCGTGCTGATGCTGAATTTTACCATAGTCCCACTTGAGACTGACCAACTGTTGAGGTTTTTGTTTGGTGCATTATTGATAATTTTGGGCTTGTCGATATTTTTATTCGGAGTGGACATTGGCATTACTCCTATAGGAAAATTTGCAGGTTCTCATATCGCTAAAAGTAATAGGGTATTGATATTGACTATTTCTGGAATAATTCTTGGCTTTTTTATTTCTATAGCTGAACCTGATTTACATATACTCGCTAGTCAAGTAGATTCTGTCACATCAGGTTTTATATCCAAGTCAAGCGTCCTTATAGTAGTGTCTATCGGTATAGGTGTGCTACTTTCGCTAGGTTTAATAAGGATAGTATATAATATTGCTTTGTATAAGATATTAACTGTATTATATTCAATCATCTTTATCTTATCTTTATTTACAATTCCGGAATTTTTAGCTATATCTTTTGATGCTTCCGGTGCTACTACAGGGGCGCTTACTGTGCCTTTCATTTTGGCCTTGGCTGCAGGAGTGTCCGGATTAAAGAAAGATAGTGAAGCTTCTGAACAAGATAGTTTTGGATTGGTGGGTATTACATCAGCTGGTGCTATAATAGCAGTTATGGTGATGAGTATTGTGTTTAAAGTAGATAAAATTTCAGGTAGCCTTGAGTATAATTTATACCAATCAAATTCAATTATAGCACCATTTATTCAAAAGCTTCCTACTATAGCTGCCGAGATTTTGATTGCTTTGCTTCCACTGGTAGTAATACTTTTAGTTTTTCAGAAAATATCTTTCAAATTATCCAGAAAGGCATTAAGAAAAGTTATAAAGGGACTTTTATATACTTTCATCGGATTGGTGCTGTTTTTAGTAGGTGTGAATGCTGGATTTATGGATGTAGGCAGTGTGATAGGATACAGCCTTGCATCATTGGACAACAAGTTTCTAATTGTTATTATAGGGTTTGTCCTAGGTTTGGTAACAATATTGGCCGAGCCGGCAGTTTATGTATTGACATATCAGGTAGAAGATATCACCAGCGGATATATAAGAAGGAAGATTGTATTAATGGCACTTTCTATCGGCGTAGGTTTCGCAGTAGCTTTATCCATATTGAGGATAATAGTTCCCGCAATTCAGCTATGGCATTATTTACTGCCTGGATATTTGATTGCAATTTTTCTTACTTTTTTTGTTCCAGGACTATTTGTAGGGATTGCCTTTGATTCTGGGGGAGTTGCTTCCGGGCCTATGACTGCTACATTTATATTAGCTTTTGCACAGGGAGCTGCCGAAGCAGTAGAGGGAGCAAATGTTTTAGTAGATGGATTCGGCATGATTGCGATGGTAGCCCTAACGCCTTTGATAGCCTTACAGATATTAGGTCTTATTTTAAAAGTGAAATCAGCAAAAGGAGGGATGGAGGAAAATGAGTGACAATCCTTATGCAGGGGAGCTTGAATTGATCTGTATCATTGTAAACTGGGGTTTAGCAACCAGGATAGTCAGATTTGCTAAACAAAAAGGTATTCTAGGTGCTACAATTTGCTTAGGAAAAGGGACTGTTAAAAGTCGGCTTTTAGAGATTTTGGATTTGTCAGATACCAGAAAAGAAATCATTTTGATGATATCTGATAGAAAAACAGCTTGTAATGCCCTTGAGAAAATTAATAGTGAATTTAATTTGAGCAAACCAAATCACGGTGTAGCTTTTGCCACTTCAGTGGCAGGTATATTTGGGGCTAGAAATTATAAATCTAGTGATATTCAAGAAAGTAGAGGTGTGGAAAACACGATGCATAAAGCTGTATGGATAATAGTGGATAAAGGCAAGGGTGGAGATGTTATGGATATAGCGAATGAAGCAGGCGCCAGAGGGGGAACTATAATTAACGGAAGAGGCTCAGGCATACATGAAACCAATATATTGTTTTCTATGCCTATAGAACCGGAAAAAGAGATAGTTCTAATCTTATGTCAGGATGAGCAAGCGGACTCGATCATCCGCTCCATCAGAGAACAGTTTGAAATTGATCGACCAGGCAGTGGCATAATTTTTGTTCAAGATGTAAACAAAACTTATGGATTGTATTGAGATTAACATATTCAAAGCCTCTAATTCGGTAATAGACGTATTGAAAGCGAATTGCAATCGTATATAAAAAATTATCATTTGAAAGATATTGTGTATGAGTTACGATAATTTAGTCCAAACAATCAAAAATTTTGTGATTGAGTATATAATATAGAATATACTGGATAGAGAAAGGCTGTCAATTTTTTGATTGACAGCCCTGTCAGAAAATATTGTTATCTATATAGTTGTAGATGACTATCTTTGTATCCTTCCGGAAGTATCTCCTTGCAATAAACTTTCTACTTCTTTAACACTGACCATATTACAATCGCCATGGATTGTATGCTTGAGGGCGGATGCAGCAACACCAAAATCTAAAGCATCTCTAAAGTTTTTGCCGATTAATAATCCATATATTAGTCCTGCTGCGAAGGAATCCCCACCACCCACTCTATCTACTATTCTAATATCATATTCTTTAGAATGATAAAATTCATTTCCATCATAAATACATGCTGATAAGCTATTATCAGAGGCTGAATAGGACTTTCTTAGAGTGCTGACCACATATTTGAAATGGAAGTTATCCATCATTTGCTTAAAGATATTATTGTATTCTTTCAATTTCAACTGACCTTTTGTAATATCTGTGGTTTTTGGTTGAACATCGAATTCGAATTTTCCGTTTTCTTCATTTTTAATGAAGATCCCAATACATACATCTACATATTTCATCAGACGAGTCATTACCTGCTGTGCTCGTTCCGGCGTCCATAGTTTTTTTCTATAGTTTAAATCCATTGATATTGTCACATCATGTTTTTTAGCTGCTTTTAAAGCTTTTTCAGTGAGCAAGGTAGATTTTTCGCTTAAGGCAGGAGTAATTCCTGAAAAATGGAACCAGTCTGCATCTTTAAAAATCTCATCAAAGTCAAAATCGGACACATCAGCTTCGGCAATAGAAGAATGGGCCCTATCGTAAATGACCTTTGAAGGTCTCATGGAGGCTCCGGTTTCTAAATAATAAATGCCTATTCGATTACCACCTCTAACAATGTAATTTGTATGAACGCCAAAATTTCTGACATGATTGACGGCAGCTTGACCGATCTCATTTTCGGGTAATTTGGTAACGAAATAAGCATCAAGGCCAAAATTTGCAAGAGATATGGCAACATTTGCTTCTACGCCACCATAGACGGCATCAAAAGAGCTGGCTTGTACGAATCGTTCGTATCTTGGAGTGGAAAGTCTAAGCATGATTTCGCCAAAAGTAACAACTTTCTTCATTTTTTGCAACCTCCTATCTATAGGAATTTACTTTCTAGCTTCTTTGATTTTTTTAATAAATTGTTCAGCAGTTTTAGTAATCTCTTCAGCAGAGCCTTTGGTAAGCGCCCTACCTACTCCAACGGCTATGCAGCCATTTTTGATCCATTGATCTACATTGTCTAAATTGACTCCACCTGTAGGCATAAGATTGGCTTGCGGCAAAGGATCTTTGATTGTTTTTATAAACGATGGACCGAATATGCTTCCGGGAAATACCTTGATCACATCTGCTCCAGCTTCCATGGCTTTGATTATTTCTGTAAGAGTCATGCAGCCGGGCATATAGGGAATTTGATATCGATTGCACAATTTCGAAGTATTCAAATCAAAAGCGGGGCTGACAATATATCGGGCACCTGCAAAAATAGCTGTTCTTGCAGTTTCACTATCAAGAACAGTTCCCGCCCCTATTAATAGGGTATTCTCAAATTTTTTAGATAAGGCTTCAATTACTTTATGGGCCCCCGGTACAGTGAAGGCAATTTCGATGATATCGATACCACCTTTCATGCAGGCACATGCAATATATTTTGCTTTTTGTTCATTTTCTGCTCTGATTACAGCTACAATACCTGTATTTTGAATTGTCTTAAGAATATTAAATTTTTGCATAGTAACACAATCCTCTTTTTTTGATTGTTCCGTAATACGAAAATATAGTTTGCATAATGAAACTGTTCATAGTATATTATAATAAAGGAAAAAATAAATTGCAAGTTTTTTTAGTTTTTTGTGTTATAATTCCAAATATAACACATATCGAAAGGAGAATTTAAAGTGGCAGATTTAATTCAATCAGTGGACAGAGCATTATCCATATTGGAACTTTTGTCAGATTACAATGAAGGATTGAGAATAACGGATATAAGCGAAAAAGTTGGACTTCACAAAAGTACAGTGTATAGGCTATTGTCTACATTAATTTACAAGGATTTTGTTGTTCAGGATATAGAAACCAATAAATATAAAACAACATTAAAATTATTTGAATTGGGGAGTAAAAAAATAAAAAATACCGATCTGGTCAGTGTTTCAAAAGCTTATACTAAAAAGCTGATGGAATGTGTAAATGAGGTGGTACACCTTGTTGTAAGAGAAGGTAACCACATTGTTTATATAGATAAAGTTGAAGCGGACAATACTATTCGTATGGCATCTACCATCGGGAAGAGAAATCCCATGTACTGCACAGCGGTCGGAAAAGCTATTTTAGCCTACTTACCTGAACAGGAGGTACAAGAGATATGGAATAATAGCAAAATTGAAAAACGGACACAATATACAATTACAGACTTTAAAGTTCTCAGAATGGAATTAGATTCTATAAAACAGAGGGGCTATGCGGTAGATAATGAAGAAAATGAAGTTGGGGTGAGATGTGTAAGTGCTCCTATATTTAATAGAATCGGGAAAACCGATGCGGCGATAAGTATCTCGGGACCAGCTATTAGGGTGACAGAAGATAAGGTAGAAGCAATTGCCCAAGAAGTTATCAAATATGCACATTTAATTTCAAAAGAACTTGGTTACATAGAATAAATAACCAAGTTCTTTTACATTTTAGCGGTAAAAAATTGGCCAAGGTAAAATCTGATTTATTTCAGAAATTAATTTTGTATCAAAATAAATGCTTAGTAAAATATCAACCTTGCTTCTAAAGATAATTAATTAAAGGTGGAAAAATTACTTGAAATAGATTACAAAATGAATTATAATTAAATCAAATCCGATATACGAATCATAGTTTTGCATAGCGAAACAAAGTAACTGAAGTTTCAAGGTTTACTGAAAATGTTTTCCTTTAGCAGAATATTTACTTAAGGCAAATCAGGAATGCTGGATTGGGGGGATGTGAATTACTACAAATACCGAATACTGCATATCTTTTTACTCATAATTTTTGACTTGCATTAATTGTATCCGACATATAAAAGCCCAAAAACCATGCAATAAGTTAAATAATTCGAAAAAGTTTGATAGATTTATTTGCAGCAAAGTAATTAATAGATAAGTAGGGGCAATTTAAAATTAATTATAAATGAGGAGGATTAATATGAAACCTGCAAAGATCATTAGTATATTGCTAGTTCTTGCTATGGTGTTTTTGTTTGTAGCTTGTGGTGGAGAAACTGAAAATGACCAAGGGGGAGAAAAGAGTCAAGTATCCAGTGAAAGCGAGGATACCAAAGGTGGAGAAGATGATGAAGATGCTAAAGTTCCGGACAAAGAGTATGTGTTGAAACACTGTCATGTGCTGTCTACATCTGAACCATTTCATCAAGGTTTTCTTGATTGGGCTAAAGCAGTAGAGGAGAAAACTAATGGTGGTCTGAAAATCGAAGTTTATCCTTCAGGTCAGATGGGTGTGGAAGAAGACTTGCTCGAGCAGGCTAAAGAAGGTGTGAATATAGGTCATAACACAGACTCTGCTAGACTTGGTATGTATGTGGAGGAACTTGCTGTTATGAACGGTCCTTACTTTGTTGACAATCTTGATGAAGTGGAGAAATTGAAGGACAGCCCGACTCTCCAAGCTCACATCGATGAAGTGGAAAGTTATGGGCTGAAAGTGCTTTCCTATAATTGGGTGCAGACACATCGCCACTTTTACACGAATGTAGAAGTAGATAAACCATCAGATTTAGCCGGATTGAGAATCCGTACACCAGGATCTCCTATTTGGCAGGAATCTGTTAGAGCATTGGGCGCTGAACCGGTTGCAATGAATTTTGGTGATATGTATAGCGGAATTCAGCAGGGTGCTGTTGATGGAGCTGAACTGGTTTATGCGAACATCCCGGGTGCTAAACTCTATGAGGTTTTGGATTATGCAAATGAAACCGGACACATTCTTTTGATCAACTTCCAAGTCTGCAGTGCAGATTGGTTTAACAGTCTGCCGGAAGAATATCAGCAAATCCTTGTAGAGGAATGCGATAAAGCAGGTATGGAGGTTTCCAAAGAAATGGAGGCAAATATAAAAAATATCAAGGATGAGCTAGAAGAACAGGGAATGATTATAAATGACGATTGTGATATTGAAGCTTTTAAGCAAGCCGGCGAACAAGCCTACGAAACACTGGAACTCACCGAGGTAAAACAAAAGATTTGGGAAGAGATCGGTAAAAAATAAAATATAAGAGCAATAAGATCTGCCAAAGGGCTGTCTCAAATGACAGCCCTATTCAACAAAATAAACCGAAAGTATTGAACTGAGGTGATAATACATGAAATTCTATAATTGGATTGGCAAAGCAGAGACGACTATTGCCAAGTACTGCCTGCTTATTATGACTGTTTTGGTGTTTATTTCAGCTACCATTAGGAGATTTGGTCACCCTATATCTTGGGCTGTAGATATTTCTACCTTTCTTTTTGCATGGGCGGTATTTCTCGGAGGAGATGCGGCTTTACGCAAGGATGCACTTGTAAGCATTGATTTACTTGTGAATAGGTTTTCTGAAAAGGTACAGAAAAATATAAGAATATTCAATAATATTATTATTTCTGCATTCTTAATCATAATGTTGGTCTATGGAATAAAGCTGACAATTACTACTTATCATCGTACCTTTGCCGGGTTGCCATGGCTCAGCTTTTCATGGGTGACAATATCTGTGCCATTAGGGTGCTTATTGATGTTGACGACTGTTCTGTTGAAAACAAAGGATATTCTTAAGGGAGGAGGCCAATCTGAATGATACTTGTAGTAATAGTTTTTGCCGTTTTGCTCTTGCTGGGTATGCCGGTAGCATTTGTCATGGGTATATCCGGAGCCGTTTTCTTTTTCGGTCAGGAAACTCTGAACTTTACGATACCCGTCCAGTTGACATTGACCCAGACACAGAATTTTGCTATGTTAGCTATTCCTATGTTCATTTTTGCCGGGAATCTGATGAATCAGACCGGAATTACCGAACACTTGCTTAGATTGGCCAGCGTTTTGACCGGTCATATGAGAGCCGGGTTGGCGCAGACTACAGTTGTGTTATCTGCGCTGATGGGGGGAGTCACCAGTTCGGCCATTGGGGATGCCAGTATGCAGGCACGTATTTTCCAGCCTACCATGGAGAAGAAAAAATACGCTCGAGGGTTTGCCGCTGGTTCTGTTGCAGCTAGTTCTATCATCACACCTATCATTCCTCCCGGTACCGGCTTGATACTATATGGGACTATAGGTGAGGTTTCCATTGGAAGGTTGTTCGCCGGAGGGATTTTACCCGGGATTCTGATGACGTTAGTATTGATGGCGGCTGTTTCGTTTACAGCCAGAAAAAATCATTATCCACCGGAAAAAGAAAAAAGAGCATCGGGCAAGGAAATGGGGAAGACAGCCATTGACTGTATTTGGGCTCTGGCGTTTCCAATCATATTGTTTGTAGGTATGCGAACCGGCTTTTTTACACCTTCCGAGGCCGGTGCTTTTGCAGCCGTTTATGCAGTAGTGATAGGTGTTTTGGTATATAAAGAATTGACTTGGGAAAAATTTAAGCAGGCTATGAATACGACTGCAATAGATGTTGGAATGATTATGCTTTTGATCTGCTTTTCGGGTGCTTTGAGCTATGCACTGACTTGGGAGGCTATTCCTCAACAGATCATGGAATTTCTGCTAGGGATCACACAATCTCCCATTTTGATCATGGGAATTTTGATGATTTTTCTGCTGGTCGCAGGTATGTTTGTTGATTCCACTGTCCTGATCTTATTATTAACACCGATGTTGGTTCCTGTAGCAGCTCAAATCGGTGTTGATCCGGTGCATTTTGGTATCGTTATGGTACTTACTTTGACTTGTGGTCTTTTGACACCGCCGGTAGGAGTTGTCATGTATGTGGTCTGTTCAATATTTAATTGTTCTATTCCACAGTACTTTAGAGAATCCAAATATATATGGTTGGCGATGCTTATTTCTATTATCATTGTTTTGTTGGTGCCAACATTGACGTTATGGTTGCCTGATTTAATATTTTAAGAAACAGAGGAGGTAATAGGAGTGAATTTTAAAGGAAAGATTGTTTTGATTACCGGAGCAGGTGGAGGGATAGGCAGAGCTACTGCTCTGCTATTTGCCCAGAACGGGGCAAAAGTAGTGGCTAATGCCCTTAAGCCTGATAAAAAGCAAAGCGGAGTGGTCACAGTAGAT
The Clostridia bacterium genome window above contains:
- a CDS encoding TRAP transporter small permease subunit; amino-acid sequence: MKFYNWIGKAETTIAKYCLLIMTVLVFISATIRRFGHPISWAVDISTFLFAWAVFLGGDAALRKDALVSIDLLVNRFSEKVQKNIRIFNNIIISAFLIIMLVYGIKLTITTYHRTFAGLPWLSFSWVTISVPLGCLLMLTTVLLKTKDILKGGGQSE
- a CDS encoding DUF1538 domain-containing protein; the protein is MNVLIDRFKEVLLAVFPITVIVLMLNFTIVPLETDQLLRFLFGALLIILGLSIFLFGVDIGITPIGKFAGSHIAKSNRVLILTISGIILGFFISIAEPDLHILASQVDSVTSGFISKSSVLIVVSIGIGVLLSLGLIRIVYNIALYKILTVLYSIIFILSLFTIPEFLAISFDASGATTGALTVPFILALAAGVSGLKKDSEASEQDSFGLVGITSAGAIIAVMVMSIVFKVDKISGSLEYNLYQSNSIIAPFIQKLPTIAAEILIALLPLVVILLVFQKISFKLSRKALRKVIKGLLYTFIGLVLFLVGVNAGFMDVGSVIGYSLASLDNKFLIVIIGFVLGLVTILAEPAVYVLTYQVEDITSGYIRRKIVLMALSIGVGFAVALSILRIIVPAIQLWHYLLPGYLIAIFLTFFVPGLFVGIAFDSGGVASGPMTATFILAFAQGAAEAVEGANVLVDGFGMIAMVALTPLIALQILGLILKVKSAKGGMEENE
- a CDS encoding bifunctional 2-keto-4-hydroxyglutarate aldolase/2-keto-3-deoxy-6-phosphogluconate aldolase, whose translation is MQKFNILKTIQNTGIVAVIRAENEQKAKYIACACMKGGIDIIEIAFTVPGAHKVIEALSKKFENTLLIGAGTVLDSETARTAIFAGARYIVSPAFDLNTSKLCNRYQIPYMPGCMTLTEIIKAMEAGADVIKVFPGSIFGPSFIKTIKDPLPQANLMPTGGVNLDNVDQWIKNGCIAVGVGRALTKGSAEEITKTAEQFIKKIKEARK
- a CDS encoding C4-dicarboxylate TRAP transporter substrate-binding protein, translating into MKPAKIISILLVLAMVFLFVACGGETENDQGGEKSQVSSESEDTKGGEDDEDAKVPDKEYVLKHCHVLSTSEPFHQGFLDWAKAVEEKTNGGLKIEVYPSGQMGVEEDLLEQAKEGVNIGHNTDSARLGMYVEELAVMNGPYFVDNLDEVEKLKDSPTLQAHIDEVESYGLKVLSYNWVQTHRHFYTNVEVDKPSDLAGLRIRTPGSPIWQESVRALGAEPVAMNFGDMYSGIQQGAVDGAELVYANIPGAKLYEVLDYANETGHILLINFQVCSADWFNSLPEEYQQILVEECDKAGMEVSKEMEANIKNIKDELEEQGMIINDDCDIEAFKQAGEQAYETLELTEVKQKIWEEIGKK
- a CDS encoding TRAP transporter large permease codes for the protein MILVVIVFAVLLLLGMPVAFVMGISGAVFFFGQETLNFTIPVQLTLTQTQNFAMLAIPMFIFAGNLMNQTGITEHLLRLASVLTGHMRAGLAQTTVVLSALMGGVTSSAIGDASMQARIFQPTMEKKKYARGFAAGSVAASSIITPIIPPGTGLILYGTIGEVSIGRLFAGGILPGILMTLVLMAAVSFTARKNHYPPEKEKRASGKEMGKTAIDCIWALAFPIILFVGMRTGFFTPSEAGAFAAVYAVVIGVLVYKELTWEKFKQAMNTTAIDVGMIMLLICFSGALSYALTWEAIPQQIMEFLLGITQSPILIMGILMIFLLVAGMFVDSTVLILLLTPMLVPVAAQIGVDPVHFGIVMVLTLTCGLLTPPVGVVMYVVCSIFNCSIPQYFRESKYIWLAMLISIIIVLLVPTLTLWLPDLIF
- a CDS encoding sugar kinase, translated to MKKVVTFGEIMLRLSTPRYERFVQASSFDAVYGGVEANVAISLANFGLDAYFVTKLPENEIGQAAVNHVRNFGVHTNYIVRGGNRIGIYYLETGASMRPSKVIYDRAHSSIAEADVSDFDFDEIFKDADWFHFSGITPALSEKSTLLTEKALKAAKKHDVTISMDLNYRKKLWTPERAQQVMTRLMKYVDVCIGIFIKNEENGKFEFDVQPKTTDITKGQLKLKEYNNIFKQMMDNFHFKYVVSTLRKSYSASDNSLSACIYDGNEFYHSKEYDIRIVDRVGGGDSFAAGLIYGLLIGKNFRDALDFGVAASALKHTIHGDCNMVSVKEVESLLQGDTSGRIQR
- a CDS encoding IclR family transcriptional regulator, producing MADLIQSVDRALSILELLSDYNEGLRITDISEKVGLHKSTVYRLLSTLIYKDFVVQDIETNKYKTTLKLFELGSKKIKNTDLVSVSKAYTKKLMECVNEVVHLVVREGNHIVYIDKVEADNTIRMASTIGKRNPMYCTAVGKAILAYLPEQEVQEIWNNSKIEKRTQYTITDFKVLRMELDSIKQRGYAVDNEENEVGVRCVSAPIFNRIGKTDAAISISGPAIRVTEDKVEAIAQEVIKYAHLISKELGYIE
- a CDS encoding P-II family nitrogen regulator, which translates into the protein MSDNPYAGELELICIIVNWGLATRIVRFAKQKGILGATICLGKGTVKSRLLEILDLSDTRKEIILMISDRKTACNALEKINSEFNLSKPNHGVAFATSVAGIFGARNYKSSDIQESRGVENTMHKAVWIIVDKGKGGDVMDIANEAGARGGTIINGRGSGIHETNILFSMPIEPEKEIVLILCQDEQADSIIRSIREQFEIDRPGSGIIFVQDVNKTYGLY